In Citrus sinensis cultivar Valencia sweet orange chromosome 2, DVS_A1.0, whole genome shotgun sequence, a single genomic region encodes these proteins:
- the LOC102616379 gene encoding ETHYLENE INSENSITIVE 3-like 3 protein produces the protein MGELEEIGADICSDIEVDERCGNLVEKDVSDEEIEPEELERRMWKDRIKLKRIKEKEKLAAQQAAEKQKPKQTTDQARRKKMSRAQDGILKYMLKLMEVCKARGFVYGIIPEKGKPVSGSSDNIRAWWKEKVKFDKNGPAAIAKYEAECLAMSEADNNNRNGNSQSILQDLQDATLGSLLSSLMQHCDPPQRKYPLEKGVPPPWWPSGNEDWWEKLGLPKGQIPPYKKPHDLKKMWKVGVLTAVIKHMSPDIAKIRRHVRQSKCLQDKMTAKESAIWLGVLSREESLIRQPSSDNGTSGITEVPSGVHGNKKQPAISSDSDYDVDGIDDVVGSVSSKDNRTNQPVDVEPVISHHNATIHSFQDKERPEKRRRAKRPRVTSSSADQQPGESVNEHQDDEPRKTLLDINHSDVLLIDYNMQGNQEQNNAVTALRPVEGGFVGHSQISASEFNNFSAIPSVDIMATQSMYVDGRPTVYPMMQNTELQHDDTCNFYNPSFEFGHSNDGQHGQIETNVPQIRPEVGGVHVPAFHRNENEITTNGGEMPHYINNTFHSEQERNFDHQFGSPLDVMPWMEGSFDDIIVDDFDDDLLKYFGA, from the exons ATGGGTGAACTTGAGGAGATTGGAGCTGATATTTG CTCGGATATTGAAGTTGATGAAAGGTGTGGAAATTTAGTAGAGAAAGATGTTAGTGATGAAGAGATTGAACCGGAGGAGTTGGAAAGGCGAATGTGGAAAGATCGTATTAAACTTAAGAGGATTAAGGAGAAAGAGAAGCTTGCAGCCCAACAAGCTGCGGAGAAGCAAAAACCCAAGCAAACTACTGATCAGGCTCGGAGGAAGAAAATGTCGAGGGCCCAAGATGGAATTCTTAAGTATATGTTGAAGCTAATGGAGGTCTGCAAAGCTCGTGGATTTGTTTATGGAATCATTCCTGAGAAAGGTAAGCCAGTTAGTGGTTCATCTGATAATATTAGAGCTTGGTGGAAGGAAAAGGTGAAATTTGAtaagaatggaccagcagccaTAGCGAAGTATGAAGCAGAGTGTTTAGCCATGAGTGAGGCTGATAATAATAATCGAAATGGTAACTCGCAGAGCATTCTACAAGACCTACAAGATGCAACTCTAGGGTCTCTCTTGTCTTCTTTGATGCAACATTGTGATCCCCCTCAAAGGAAGTACCCATTGGAGAAAGGAGTTCCGCCTCCTTGGTGGCCATCCGGCAATGAAGATTGGTGGGAAAAATTAGGGCTACCCAAGGGTCAGATTCCTCCGTATAAAAAGCCTCATGACCTGAAAAAGATGTGGAAAGTCGGAGTGTTAACAGCTGTAATAAAACACATGTCACCTGATATTGCGAAGATCAGGAGACATGTGCGCCAATCAAAGTGCTTACAAGATAAGATGACAGCCAAGGAGAGTGCTATTTGGTTAGGGGTTTTGAGCCGAGAGGAATCTCTTATTCGACAGCCTAGCAGTGACAATGGAACTTCTGGGATTACTGAAGTGCCTTCAGGAGTTCATGGTAATAAGAAGCAGCCAGCTATTAGCAGTGATAGCGACTATGATGTTGATGGCATTGACGATGTTGTGGGTTCTGTCTCATCCAAAGATAACAGGACAAATCAACCAGTGGACGTGGAGCCAGTAATAAGTCATCACAATGCAACTATCCATTCATTCCAAGACAAAGAACGACCAGAAAAACGACGAAGGGCAAAAAGACCGCGCGTAACATCCAGTAGTGCTGATCAACAGCCTGGAGAGTCTGTCAATGAGCATCAAGATGATGAACCAAGAAAAACTTTGCTTGATATAAACCATAGCGATGTATTGTTGATTGACTATAACATGCAAGGTAATCAGGAACAAAACAATGCAGTGACTGCGTTGAGGCCTGTGGAGGGAGGTTTTGTTGGCCACTCCCAAATTTCAGCATCTGAGTTCAACAATTTTTCTGCTATTCCTTCTGTCGATATAATGGCTACTCAGAGCATGTATGTGGATGGGAGACCTACAGTATATCCAATGATGCAAAATACTGAATTGCAGCATGATGATACTTGCAATTTCTACAATCCGTCATTTGAGTTTGGGCACAGTAATGATGGGCAACATGgtcaaattgaaacaaatgtACCGCAGATTAGGCCAGAGGTTGGTGGAGTTCATGTTCCGGCATTTCatagaaatgaaaatgagattaCTACTAATGGAGGAGAAATGCCCCATTATATAAACAACACATTTCACAGTGAACAAGAGAGAAATTTTGATCATCAGTTTGGATCTCCACTGGATGTCATGCCATGGATGGAAGGCTCTTTTGATGACATTATAGTTGATGACTTTGATGACGACTTGCTCAAATACTTCGGGGCATAG